In Candidatus Hydrogenedentota bacterium, the genomic window TCACGAAAGAGGGCCGCACGCCCGTCCTCAGCGGCATCCCTCTCTACGAGGCAGTGCTCTTCGAGGGCCTTCGCGACGAGGCGGCAATCCGCGAATACCTGCGGGCACAAGGAGTCGAAGGCGTCTGACCCCCGCCAAGAGAACGGACAGGATTTACACGAACTACCGGATAAGAATTCAAATCTTGTGAGTCTTGTTGTTCATGCCGGCGGCATCTCGTCAAGCGCACTGGATTCTTCCGCTTAGATGCTATAATATGCATATAAAAAGTGTGTCCAGACGGGCAAGACAGGGGGCAGGAATAGGCGTAATTCTTGGAATCTACGAGCTCAAGAAGACAAACCCTGTTGCTCCCGTAAATCATGTCTACTGAAACAATGGACATCGACGAATTGACCTATCAGATAATCGCGTGTGCCTACCGCGTTCACTGCGCGCTTGGGCCGGGCTTTCTTGAGAAGGTATACGAAAACGCTTTGCGGATTGAATTGGAGGAGGCGACGCTGCAGGTTGCGCAACAGGTGCCCATCCCCGTCAGTTATCATGGCCGTGTCGTCGGAGATTTTTACGTTGACCTGTGGATCGAGGACCGGGTGCTCGTGGAATTGAAGGCCGTGCATCAGGTGGCCAAAGAACATGAAGCGCAACTCGTCAACTACCTTCAGGCAACCGGGGTGGAGAACGGCTTGCTCATCAACTTTGGACCATCGGTCGAGGTGAAGCGCAAGTTTAAGACGTGGAAGCCGGTGACAAAGAGACCAGAACCGCCGAACAGATAACGGAAGAATGGATGGAATAGACTTGATTTACATGATTGCCAAATCGTGTGAATCGTGTTAATCATGTCCCAAGACCATCGCACATGTGGCGATATGCCCGTCGTTCGTGCCGAAGACTACGGCATGCTCGCCGAATAACGCGAGGATCTTTGTGGGAGTGGCCGGGAGCCTGGCCTCACGCACGGGCTGTCCGGCAGCATCGAGCACGGTCACGCTTCCTCCTTCGCCGCCAATGACGATCCAGGGAGAATCGCCGCCCGCGGGCGTGATGCAGCAGAGGGTCGTGGGCACGAACGGCAGCCGTCGAGACCACAGTCTCTCGCAGGCGCCGGTCAGCGCGACGACGAGGCGGTCGACCGTCGCGACGGCGATATCGGGGACTCCGTCGCCGGTCAGAACGCCAATGTCGATGTCGCGCATGTTGACGTAGGGAATGGATTTGCCGGGGCCAAAGCTCGCGTCGTATTCGGCCGTGCCGTCGGGACGCCACACCGTGACGCGGTTCCACACGCCGTTGACCTCGCTCATGAGCTCGTTTTCGCCGTCTCCGTCGAAATCCTCGAAAAAGATGTGTTCGCGGTTCATGGCCGACCAGCCGGGCACGTACGTGTGGCCTTCGGGCACCGAATCGTAACCGCGCCGGTCCGGGTCGAGTGAAACGCTGTTGATAATGCCCAAGGTGTTGCCATCGTTGAAACGGCGCGCCGCAAGCAAGGTATGCGACCCGTTTGGACCGGGAATCAGCTTCATCACGGATACCTTGCCCCAGAATTGGGGCATGCGGCGCACCAGTTGGCCGGTTTCGTCGAGGATCTCGAGTGTGCAGGCCGATCCTGCGAACGCCATGGGCTTGTCGTCGATAAAGGCGCCCGAGTAAAGCCCGTGAATGCCCTCGTGGCCGGGTTCCGACTTGAACCAGTACGTCTTAGCCGCACGATACACCGCCGGGTCCATCTCCGACACGAACACCCACTTGCGGTTGCCGTCGCGGTCGAATGCAATGACCTTTTCGTCCGCGCAGCCCGCGAGCAGCAACTGCGGCTCGGGCCACCAGCGGAGCATGCGGATGAGGCCATCGGTCTGGAACGTGGCAAGCGCTCCTCCGTCCGGGGACAGGGCGTGGACGGTCTGGCCCTCGGCCGCGTAGAGACGCGTGCCCGCCTCATCCGGCGCCGCCACGAGGTCCACGATGGCGGCATCCCCGAGCTTCGCCGCAGTAACCGGCAGCGCTGGGAGAGCCTCTTCCGCTGCGGGGGCGGCCGCTTGCGCGCTCTGCGCGGCGCGTGCCCGGGCCTGTTCCACGCACGCGGTTAACCACGCGCGCAATGCCGGGAGCGTTGGCTCGGGCGCGGGCGCAGGCCGTGTCTCGGGCGTCTGGGCGGCATCGTCCGCGAACGCGAACACCATCTCGCCCGCGGCCAAGTCCCAATCGAGGTCCATGGGTTCCTCGCTCTTAAACACGGGGCTCTGACCGGGAACGGCGAGTTGATGGACTCCCCGGCCATAGAAATGCTCGGACGACAGCACGGCGAACTCGGCGTCGACGCCCTCGTACGTGCCCGCCGTGACCAGCGTGGGCTCAGGCGCCAGGAAGACGGCGGCGTTGTCCGCGAGGCGCAGACACGCCACTTCGGGACTCGACTCGGCGGGAATGCCGGTGACCAGCGAGACGAAGTACTGTTTCACGCCGGCGCGCGCCGGTCCGAACCACTGCATGGTCGCCTCGGGTCCGTCGCGCAGGATGTCCACGTCTGACGCCGTGCACACCACGGGGATGCGCGGCGTGGAGGCCTCGATGGCGCGGTCCAGGCGCATCTGGCTCGGCCGTTGAGGGTCAGCAGTCCAGTTGCCGCCCTTGGTTTCCCACAGCAGTTGGACTTCGAGGTTTCTGGTGTCGGTGCGCGGGGTCAGTTCGTCTATTATCACCGAATACCGCCCTTCGCGATGGACCAAAGCCCGCCGCCAATCCGTATAGGGCATGTCGGGCACTTCGCCGACGGCGATGGCCGTCTGGCCCAGTACCCGGTGATGCCTGAGCGCGGCATTCATGGCGATCGTCTTTTCGGTGAGGCCGTCGGCGCGGATACGGAGCTGGTTCAGGTAGCCTTCCAGCAGGGTCACGCCGTCCAGCCGCAGGGCGAGAATCGTGAAGGTGTGGTAGGGGTTGCGCGACGCGCCGTTGAATCCGTCCAGCAGAATGAAATCGCCCGTCGCATCGGTCCGGTTGCGGTAGCTCATGAACAGGAAGGACTCCTCGAGAGGAAACCCATTGTTTCGCCACTGCCACATGGGTTCCGGCATGGGGTTGATCCGCCACGCGCCCGCCATATCGGTTGGCGGCACGGGCTCGAGGCGTTCTTCCGGCCAGTACGATTGCCCGAGGCGAAAAACAGACGTGTCGACCCCCGTGCGGTTCCGGTACGTGAGCCAGCGTCCGTCCTGCGTGAGATACGCGGCTTTGTGCAGGAACCCCAGCGAGGCGTATTGCAGCGCCCAATCGCGGTCTTGGCCCGAAGCGAGGATCTCGAGTCCGCGCAGGAGTTGCGCCGCCACGCCATTCTCGAGAGGCACGCGGTCGCCGGTCAGCAGCATGTAGGTGAATATGGGCGCAATGGCGGTGTCGTACCAGAACAGATTGTCGTTCTCGCCGCTGACCCACGCATGTTCGTGCAGTGAACTGAACTGATTCGCGCCGTTTTGCTCACACACGGGCCAGAGCGGGTCGTCGTAATCCTTCGCGAAATAGCGTCCGAGACAATACATCGCGATGGAGGTCCGCTGTCCGTGCCGCGAACCCACCTGGGAGGGGGTGGCCGCGTACGGTCCCGTGTACGCCGCCCGGATGCCGGGATGGTCGAGCTGATGGGCGAATGCGCGGGTGACGCGAAGCCGCTCGTCATCTGTGAAGACGGGACTCTCCTCGATGAGGTCCCAGAACAGGATCATGAGGTGGGCGTTGTAGTGATAGGGTCCGCTGAGGGGGGCGTCCTTGTTTTCGATGCGTTCGCCGTCGATCTCGTCGATCTCGGCTTTGGCCTGTTCGCCGGGGAAGGCCAGGCGGATGGCCTCGCGCGCGTGGAACGGGTCGCCGGTCATGTAGTACATGGCCATCCGTTTGCTGATGCTGTTCCATCCGAAATACCCGATCGACCCGTATCCCGCGGACGCCTCCCATGTTTCGAACTGCCGCAGGTCCGTGGGGACCACGATGCCCTCGCCCAGTTCGATCTCCATGAGCCAGGGCAGCGTCAGCGCTGGCGCCCGGGGCGTCTCCGAGATCCGTTTTGAAAACGCCGCCGCGGCTTTCTGGACCCCCGCCGCGTCGCTGCCGCCAAGAAACACCACGTTGTGGCCGCCCCCCACGGGGTTGTGGAGCGTGCGGACCACGTACCCGCCGGGACCGGGATACCGCAGGTCGAGAATCGTGTAATACCGCTCGTAGAGCAGCCCGATGAACCGGTTCGTGGACCGGT contains:
- a CDS encoding GxxExxY protein, coding for MSTETMDIDELTYQIIACAYRVHCALGPGFLEKVYENALRIELEEATLQVAQQVPIPVSYHGRVVGDFYVDLWIEDRVLVELKAVHQVAKEHEAQLVNYLQATGVENGLLINFGPSVEVKRKFKTWKPVTKRPEPPNR
- a CDS encoding VCBS repeat-containing protein — protein: MTRPLCCTSLLSAIAVYAVPVLMSLPANAAGETNLLRNPSVEDGMSDSGAPAGWDLYGALDERRALSLVDAPDAGNKALLLADGHPGEELGIVQQVAAGPNTPYLAGVSVKAVEDASPRGAYIQLRFLPSGEYVQRPLIPGLGDHYQRVEVGAVAPEGTQEAVLYLYTHREPVPQVIIDNVSLAAVSELPAVMALSSAPEVPELEILKPLYLETVLVNEGTAAGVIVAPAAYAGQAAAVNAAIKACTGTELPVVSDDAVGLPFDQNIVAIGNRSTNRFIGLLYERYYTILDLRYPGPGGYVVRTLHNPVGGGHNVVFLGGSDAAGVQKAAAAFSKRISETPRAPALTLPWLMEIELGEGIVVPTDLRQFETWEASAGYGSIGYFGWNSISKRMAMYYMTGDPFHAREAIRLAFPGEQAKAEIDEIDGERIENKDAPLSGPYHYNAHLMILFWDLIEESPVFTDDERLRVTRAFAHQLDHPGIRAAYTGPYAATPSQVGSRHGQRTSIAMYCLGRYFAKDYDDPLWPVCEQNGANQFSSLHEHAWVSGENDNLFWYDTAIAPIFTYMLLTGDRVPLENGVAAQLLRGLEILASGQDRDWALQYASLGFLHKAAYLTQDGRWLTYRNRTGVDTSVFRLGQSYWPEERLEPVPPTDMAGAWRINPMPEPMWQWRNNGFPLEESFLFMSYRNRTDATGDFILLDGFNGASRNPYHTFTILALRLDGVTLLEGYLNQLRIRADGLTEKTIAMNAALRHHRVLGQTAIAVGEVPDMPYTDWRRALVHREGRYSVIIDELTPRTDTRNLEVQLLWETKGGNWTADPQRPSQMRLDRAIEASTPRIPVVCTASDVDILRDGPEATMQWFGPARAGVKQYFVSLVTGIPAESSPEVACLRLADNAAVFLAPEPTLVTAGTYEGVDAEFAVLSSEHFYGRGVHQLAVPGQSPVFKSEEPMDLDWDLAAGEMVFAFADDAAQTPETRPAPAPEPTLPALRAWLTACVEQARARAAQSAQAAAPAAEEALPALPVTAAKLGDAAIVDLVAAPDEAGTRLYAAEGQTVHALSPDGGALATFQTDGLIRMLRWWPEPQLLLAGCADEKVIAFDRDGNRKWVFVSEMDPAVYRAAKTYWFKSEPGHEGIHGLYSGAFIDDKPMAFAGSACTLEILDETGQLVRRMPQFWGKVSVMKLIPGPNGSHTLLAARRFNDGNTLGIINSVSLDPDRRGYDSVPEGHTYVPGWSAMNREHIFFEDFDGDGENELMSEVNGVWNRVTVWRPDGTAEYDASFGPGKSIPYVNMRDIDIGVLTGDGVPDIAVATVDRLVVALTGACERLWSRRLPFVPTTLCCITPAGGDSPWIVIGGEGGSVTVLDAAGQPVREARLPATPTKILALFGEHAVVFGTNDGHIATCAMVLGHD